TGACTGGGGCTCTTCTTTTTTCAGTTGACTGGGGTATGCTTCCTCAGGAAGCGACTTATTAGAGCTCAATGTTTCTTCTCCACCGACACTGGTACCCCATAAACCTTTGTTAATTGAGTATTTAGCTTTTTCCCAGTTAACATCTACTCCTTTAGCCTGTAGGTAAGCCACTTCTTCCTGACGAGAAAGACGCTGGTCGCGTATTGGAGTAATGATAGAAATTTCAGGAGCTAAAATACTGAATATCAAATCAAAACGCACCTGGTCATTACCTGCACCTGTACTACCGTGTGCAATAAAGCCTGCACCTATAGATTTGGCATATTCAACGATAGCTATCGCCTGAAAAACTCGCTCTGCAGATACTGAGAGAGGATATGTATTGTTCCTGAGTACGTTACCGTAGATAAGGTAGCGAAGGCACTTCTGATAAAAATCATCAGTTTGGTCTATAGTTTTGTGATCGCTTACTTCCAGCATCCGGGCCTTAGCAGCAATTTCATCTAACTCTTCCGCAGAAAAGCCTCCGGTATTTACGATTACTGAATGAACTTCATACCCCTGCTCAGATAGATACTTGACACAATAAGACGTATCAAGACCACCACTGAAAGCAAGGACCAGTTTTTTGTTATTTTCCTGGTTTTCAGCTTGTTGTGTAGCCATTATTGAATTATAAATTTAACTTACTAAAACTTTCTTTTGGGAGTATTTTCTTAGAAACGAATGCTGTTTCAGTCTAAGCCAACGCTCGTACTTCTTCAGATGGTTACGCACATTAGACTGAGACTTAGCTTTCGTTTTCTGCGGTTCTTTGGCTTTTGGGTCTAAAAGCATAGCTGTACACAGACAGTTGCTTCTATTGTTTCGGGTAAGTATATCAAAGTTAGGACAGCTCTGGCAACCTTTCCAGAATTCGTCATCTGTAGTGAGCTCAGAAAAAGTTACCGGACGATACCCCAGGTCGGAGTTGATCTTCATTACCGCAAGGCTAGTTGTAATACCAAAGAGCTTGGCATCAGGATATTTTTTGCGAGAAAGTGCAAAAGCCGCTTCTTTAATTTTGGTAGCCAAGCCATGCTTACGGTAATCTTCGTTAACAATAAGCCCAGAGTTAGCAATATACTTATTATGCCCCCAGGTTTCTATATAACAAAAACCTGCTACAGTATCTTTATCCAGGGCAATAATAGCTTTGCCCTCCATTATTTTACGACGGATGTATTCGGGAGGTCTTTTAGAGATACCAGTTCCCCTCTTACGGGCAGCGTCTTCAATCATGACGCTAATGGTCTCAGCAAACTGAGTATGTATTTCCTTGGCGACTTGTATCGAAATATTCATTGACACATCTAAATGTAAAAAAGGTTGTTTGCAAAAAAATAAAGAAAATCAGGGAGGAGAGCGTTACCACATAGGTATCGCGAGAGCATACTAGACCCTGTCGGGCCTGAAGTGCCTTAGAGATGGAGCGGTCAAAAGAAAAGGGTATGTGCTTAGTACATACATTGGCTATCTCTCAAAATGATTTAGAAGCATAAAGTTATGCAAACAAAATACGTATTACAATTAATTCATTCATTTATATAAAATTTCAAAATTATTTTCTCACTTCATTGAAATACTTTAATTAAGTAAAGCTAATCCAAAAAAGAAGTACAGGATTTAACTATCATACTACAATCTAACATAAATGTTGCCCAAAAGATGAAATTCCAGATTAAGATCCACGACAAAGGGAACATATAGATGTTGTATTTTAGTTGTTGATCTTACAATGATTTGCATAAAATAGCATTAGTGACGAAATCGCGCATCTAAGACTAGTTCATGACCTCCGATAAATCCATCAGCATAGACAGCCAGAGAATAAACATACGGGATCAGCATTTAATACTGCTCCCCCAGAAAGCCATTTTTTGGGAAGAACGCTCTTACCTCATCCTTACCGACTTGCATTTGGGTAAGGCAGGGCATTTTAGGAAGGCAGGAATTCCAATCCCGCGTAGTGTACATCAAGCAGATTTACAATGCTTACAACAGCTAATTGAGAGGCACCAGCCTACAGCCGTACTAATGTTGGGTGATCTGTTTCATAGTGAAATAAACAATGAGTGGAATGACTTTCGCCTTTTTTTGCAGCAAAATGCAGGGCTAAACTTTCTGCTGGTTAAAGGTAACCATGATATACTGCCAGAAAATGCCTACCAGGAAGATAACCTGAAAGTATATCAGGAGCATTATTGCTATGGTCCTTTCCACTTTAGCCATCATCCTCTGGAAAAAGAAGAAATACAAAGCGGACTTTATAATATGGCTGGGCATGTGCACCCTGGCTATAAGGTAAGTGGTAGAAGGGGGCAGCATATCAAGCTACCAAGTTTTCATTTTTCTACATACGGAGCTCTCTTACCTGCGTTTGGGCGCTTTACCGGATGTGTACACATTCCTAAAGAAGTGAATGATGAGGTGTACATTATAGTACCTAAGCAGGGAAATGAAAGTAAGATCATGAAAATAAAATAGAGCCTATGTCTCTGTTACTTCTGAACGGCCAACATTCAATACTAAGCTTGAGTTATAAGTCTTTCTATTTTTAAACATGCAAAAAGCTATAAAAGCTGAAGACACTATTATAAAAATAATAGGTGATGATGGCAGGTTTCCTAACAACTCCAAACTGCCAGTAATAATCTATCGTCAGGCTATAGACAGCAGTGCAGTATCTGCTGAGATAGTAGAAGCTTTATTTGCGAGTAATCGGTGGCGTCATTCATGGAGAAATGGCATCTACCCTTATCATCATTATCATAGCACAGCTCATGAAGTTCTGGGCATTTATGATGGTCACGCTAAAATACAGTTAGGAGGGCCTGAAGGCATTTCTCTACAGCTCATGGCGGGAGATATCATCATCATTCCGGGGGGTGTAGCTCATAAGAATCTAGGCTCTTCCTCTAATTTTGCATGTGTGGGTGCTTATCCGATAAATCAAAATTTTGATATGAAGTATGGTAAGGCTGAAGAACGTCCACAATCTATTGCTAATATTAGAGCATTATCTCTACCAGACACCGATCCGGTTTATGGAAAGGACGGCGAACTGATACGAGCGTGGTTAAAGTAAGTTCTTCTAACAATTTTGCTTCTTTAACTCTTTAGTAGTCATACACTTTTTTAACTAAGCTGAGACTGCAAATTAATGGGTAACTCAGCAGCGGTTTCATTAATTTTTTATACACATGGCAGAACAGCTTTACCTTTGGCTGGGAATAATCGTACTGTTTAGTACCATTCTTGACATTATCATTACTACCCTCTCTCCCAAAGGAGCAGGTTTTTTCTCTAAATTATTAATCAATGGTGTTTGGAGAGCCTTATTATGGCTGACTGGAAGAAACGGTAGGAACTCAATACTAGATTACTACCCTACATTTATTTCGGTGGTAATGCTTACCACCTGGATAGCTCTACTCTGGATGAGCAACTCTATGATTCTGATTTCAGACCACGACTCTATTCTTACTACCAATAAAGTTCCTGTTACTACTATAGAAAAAATTTACTATACGGGCTATACCCTTTCTACATTAGGCAACGGAGAGTTTGTGCCTTCTAACAATTTCTGGAGAATTTACACTAATCTGCTTGCCTACACAGGCTTGCTTATGATTACTATAGGCATTACTTATCTTGTACCCTTACTACAGGCTGAAATACAACGAAGATCTCTTTGTCTGCATATTTCATCCTTTGGAAAGTCAGTAGAAGAAATGCTGATCAGAAACTGGAACGGCAAAGACTTTAGTATGCTTTCCGATCACTTTGATGACCTTAGGCAGGAAATTTTTTACCTGGGTCAGAACCATAGAGCTTACCCTATTTTACACCATTCTCATAGCTACATCAAACATACATCTACCTCAATTACTATCTGTATGCTGGATGAAATGCTCACCATTATCAGCCATGCGGTTCCTCAGGAATGTTGGCCTAATCGCACGTCCCTTAAAGCGTTGCATATGGCGGTAAGCGCTTACCTTTCTACCTTAAATGGCGCGTTTATCCAGGCATACAAAGTAGAACCTCCTTTACCCGATTTTAACTGTTTGAGAGAAGCGGATATACCTATAATTATGAATGAAGAAGAAATTAAGGAATGTTATGAAAAATATGCTCAGCGCAGAAGACTACTACATGGACTGCTCAAAGCAGATGGATGGAACTGGGATGACCTTCAGTTAAGTGAGATTACTATAAAAGAATAGTTTACCATGAGTTTATACCAGACTCTTTTTGTAGTTACAGTACTATTGGTATTTGGAGGTCTGTTCATTAAAAAAATACGGCAATGGTATCTTAGCGAGCCTATGCTGGCGATGTTTGGAGGCATATTGTTAGGGCCTTATGTGCTGGATGTACTTCACCTGGAAGCGTTGAAAAACGCTGACAGCATGATACAAACTGCTACCAAACTTACTATAGCGCTGGCTTTGGTAGCCACAGCATTGCGTATTCCTTTCAGCTACCCCAAAGATTTCAGGCAGACGCAGTCGGTTATACTAAGCCTGGGTATACTGTTGATGTGGGCATTATCCTCTGTATTAGTGTATATTTTCTTTCAGCTAAATATTGGCCTGGCGTTACTGGTGGGCGCTGTTATCACTCCTACCGACCCAGTAGTCTCTTCAGCTATTATCAGTGGAGAGTTTGCGGAAAAATACTTGCCTCAAAAAATCAGGGATACCATTTCATTTGAGTCAGGGGCTAACGATGGATTAGCCTACCCCATTGTATTATTAGCAATTTATATTTTAGGTTACAGCGAGGCTGCTAACGTGTGGGACTGGATCTTAAAAGTGGTGCTTTGGGAAAACCTGTCAGCCTTTGTGATAGGGCTGCTCAGTGGTTACCTTCTAGGAAAACTGATGAGATTTGCTGACAAAAAAAATTTTATGACTAGCCAGACACTACTCCCTTTTGCGCTGGCTGCCACTTTTCTAGTACTCTCTTTTTTAGAACTTATACATACGAATAGTATCATTGGTGTTTTCGGTTTTGGACTTATGCTAAACCATGCTATCTCTAAACGTGAACGTCTGGAAGAAGAAAAAGTACAGGAAAGCATGGAGCGACTTTTTACAGTACCCATCTACTTTTTGTTTGGTCTCTACCTCCCCATTAATGCCTGGTCTGAGCTTGGAGTTATACTTTTAATAGCGTTTGGTTTAAGTATTATGCTCTTCAGGAGAATACCTGCTTTTCTACTAATTAAACCTATTCTAAAACATTTTTCTGATATTAGAGATGTTACAATATTAGGATGGTACGGTCCTGTTGGAGTGGCTGCAATTTTTTATGCAATGCATACGCTTCACCTTACTCCTTACCGAGAAGTTTGGCATTTGACCAGTTTTGTAGTGTTTACTTCTACAATTGTTCACGGATTGAGTAGCTTGCCCCTGGCTCGCTGGTACCACCTATCCAGGCAGAAAAAAGACTAACTTCTTTAATGCCTGTTTTTAGCTATCTTTGTTTCAAAGTGTGGAACACAAATTTTTTAAGCATAAACTAATTATCAATATTGAGAAATACTGACCAAACTCCTTTAGAGCGCATTTTTCAACACCTTAAAGAATACATATCCGCCCAAAAAAATCTGTTTCTGACAATTGTCTCTAAAAAGGGTGGAGATGTGGTGTATGGTATTGTACTGGCATTAATCCTGTTTTTTATACTCTGCTATTTTTTAATGATTTTTAGTATCGGAATAGCTTATGGTATAGGAGCATGGATTGGAAATATCTTCCTGGGCTTTATGATAGTATCTGCACTATATTTACTGGCAGGTGTACTCATTTGGGTATTCCGTGATAGCATGTTAAGAGTGCCCATTTTTGAGAAATTTTTATCATTTGTAAACACTGACAAAGAAGAAGCTCATGAGCAAAAAAAATAGCCAAAAGAAATACGAGGAAATAAAAGCCTATTATAAAAAGCAGGCTGAAGCTGTTGAAAAGGAGCTACACATGGATCTGGTAGCCGTACGTCATGAGTATGTGCCTCACCACCTGAAAAATAAATTTTTGACAGGCTGCGCTATTTTTGGCTCCATGTATCTGGCTGAAAAGTTAATTTTTGGCAAACGACTGCCCAGAATTGTGCGTTTTACGACATCTTTATCAGCCATCGTTTGGGCACCAAAAGTTTATCAAAAAATTCACGATAAAATTACTGGAGTTGGCGAACAGGCGCCAATAGAAATGGAAGTGTTTGAAGATCAGTTAACAGAAGAAGATAGACTAGGATACGATGGTATGCCAATATTGGAAGAAGAGGTTGAGCCCAAGCCCCTTCCCGAGCAGGATACGATATTGGACACTCCTCAGCAGCCTAAACTACCTGATGAAAACGTAATTGATAGCCCTCAGGAAACGGAAGATAAAAATAAGCCTTAAGGATTTCTGTCAAATATTATTAATTAAATATAACTCCCAGGGATGGGTAAGGTAAGCCATCATATCGGAGCTAATTTCGGTAGCAACGGTAAGCCTTTCTTCCTGCCTGGGCATGTGATAAGGCTGAAACTGTGAAAGCGCTTCCAGCTTATGCTCCAGCACCGATTTATTATCTAATTTCCAGAGATGTTTATCGTGCTGGTCCAGTTGAGCGATATGCTCTTTGGCTACCCAGGGTTTCATAGCATATTCTATCAGGTGCTCCACATAGGTTTCGTCTTGTAGTGCCCGTTGTGCAATACTCCATACCGCATGATGATCCTGCTGGCTATCTGCTGTCCAGGGCAAAAGAACTGTATCAGGAATAAGATCATTAAGCTTGGCTTTAAACATCTTTACTGCTTCTTTGAAGCCCTCCTGCCCTACCTGAGGTACAGTGTAGTTTTGAGTATCCAGAAAAGTGATAGACTCCTGGCTAATTCCAAGCTTAGACAGGGCACAAATAGCTTCGTGGCAGCACTCCGGCTGAGAACACATCAATTGAAAGTTGTTACTAGCCTGGTATGCACCAAGATTATTGCACATAAAAACAACATGTACACGATATCCCATCTGCCTTAAAAGAGCAATTGCACCGCTACAACCAATAATTTCTTTATCAGGGCGACTTGCCACTACCAGCGTAGTGCCCCATTCGTAAACCGCAGAAACAGGCGGAACCTCTATACGCTCATGCAAATTACGCGTGTTTTTCTTTCCAGAAGCCATGGAACCTTATGGTTTTTATTATCATTTATTAAAACTATCTCGCATTCAATCTACAAAGGAGGGGCTGTCCTGAATTGTATTACTTCTATGGGTAGACCTAAAAAATCAAACAGTACAGGTAGGGCCAAAAAATGCTTAGAGGCATACCTTTCATAACTTAAGTTAATATTATTTTGGGATTAACAAAAAGTATCAATATAAAAAACCGCTTAATTCACTTAAATAAAAATACTTAGCGCTTCTGTTATTTTACATTAGGTATCAACTGCTTCCTGAGCAGGTTAAGCAAAGCCACATTAGTGAGTTTAATATTAAGCTCTCTATCTTTTGATAACATAAGTTTGTGAGTAACTATACTTTGTTCATCTGCTACGGCTATCCATACGGTGCCTACCGGCTTTTCGTCTGTACCACCACCAGGACCTGCAATACCACTACTTGCCAGGCCAAAGTCGGCATTCATCATTTTGCGAATGTTCTGTGCCATTTCTATCACAGTCTGCTCACTAACTGCTCCGTACTTTTCCAGAGTATCTGACTGAACATGCAACACCTCATTTTTAAATTGATTATGATAAGGCACCAGAGCTCCCTGAAAATAAGCAGAACTCCCCGCCCTACTAGTCAGGCGATGAGCTACATAGCCACCGGTACAGCTCTCTGCCAGAGCTACTGTTTTACCTTGTGCCAGCAGCATATCTCCTACTGCTTCTTCTAATGAAATATCACCCATACCAAACACATATTCCTCAATTTGAGGCAAAAGCTTATCTACTTCTGCCTGTACATCGGCTTTAAGCTGATCTAATTGCTCGCCTACAGCGGTAAGTCTGAGCTTTACGTTTCCAAAACTAGGCAGGTAAGCCAGTCGTATATGGGCGGGTAAATTATTTTCCCAGTCTTCAATTTTGTCAGATAACCACGACTCTCCAATGCCCACAGTTTGTATCATCTGATGAAAAATAACAGGAAGTGCGAATTTATCTTTTATACGAGGCAGTACCTGCTCTTCCATAATAGTCTTCATTTCATAAGGAACGCCGGGCATAGACACTACCACTTTGCCCTCTTTCTCAAACCACATGGCAGGAGCTGTACCCATACGATTGGTAATAATGGTACACCCATCGGGCAGGTCGGCCTGTTTTTCGTTGGTAGGTGTAATAGTCCGCCCCCTGCTCTCAAAAAGAGTTTTTATATGCATCAGACTTGCTTCGTCACGTTTCAGTTCCATACCAAAATAAGATGCTAAAGTATATTTGGTAAGATCATCTTTGGTAGGACCTAACCCACCCGTAATCAGAATAATATCGGCACGACGAGAGGCATCATCCAGGGCACTTATAATTTCCTCCGAGCTATCACCAATAGAAACCTTTCTAATTATTTTTATGCCCAATGCATTGAGCTTTTGACCCATCCAGTGGGTATTGGTATCCAATGTTTGCCCATAAAGAATTTCATCACCTATGGTAATTACTTCTGCGTAAACAATCTTCATGTATTGAGATTAAGTTAGTGTTGGAACAAAATTTGAAAACGTTAATTTATGAAGCATTTTAACATTCTAAATAAAAGCAATCGTATCAGGCGTATATTGTTTGCATTTGTACTATCGCCTGTACTGATCCTAAGCAGTTGTGATGTCCTTACTGGCATCCTCAATGACTATGGCACCGGCCCCGGGCTAACAAATTCTGAAATCACTCAGGGGCTGAAAGCCGCGCTTAAAGAAGGTGCCCAATTTGCCGGAGAGAACGCCTCTCAGACCAACGGATTTCTAGACAACCCTATTGTGGACATCCGGATACTTCTTCCTCCAGAGTTGAGAAAGGCGGAAAAAAATATCAGAAAAATACCTCTAGTTGGTGATAAACTGGTTGACGACCTGGTGGAATCCATGAACCGTGGAGCAGAGCGGGCAGCAAAAGAAGCAGCTCCAATTTTTGTAAATGCTATTACTTCCATGACTATCAACGATGCTGTAAATATTTTAAAAGGTCAGGATGATGCTGCTACCCAGTACCTGAAGAGAACTACTACTAAACAGCTTGCCGGTAAATTTGAACCAGAAATTAAAAAAGCCCTGGATGATGTAGGTGCATCCAGAGTGTACGGTAGCCTGAAAAATGGTATAGAGAAGTACAATAAAAGCCCCTTTTCCGATAAGCTGGATGTAGACCTTAAGCAGCTACCAGAACTTGAAGAATACGCGACAGATAAAGCACTTGAAGGCTTGTTTCGTTTGGTAGCCATTGAAGAAAAGAAAATACGCGATAATCCTTTTGACTATAGTCAACAGATCATCCGCAAGGTATTTGGTAGTGTACAAAACAGTCAGTCCTCCTCTTCAAACAGATATTGATTATAGGCATTTTGCAATTCACGAAGAGCCAGCGATTCCTGCTGGCTTTTTGCTTTTTCTATCCCAGTTAGGTAGGTCTGCTCTACTTTATCCTTCATTTCCAGATCCTGATATAAGTGAGCTGCATGATAATACGTAGCTACATAGTCCGGATGTTCATTCAGTAGTTTTTCAAAGTACGGCAAGGCTTTTTCCGCATCCTCTTTCTGATATTCCAGAGCAATGGCATAAAGTGTAAAAGGGTCGTTTGGCTCTTCCTTTAAAAAGCCAAAAAGTTGACGTAAACGCTCTTGTGACATTAGCTTTGCTGGTTTTTATTTCTTTGATTATTGCGTAACTTCACGCGACAATATGGGTTACATATTATATATTAGAAGTTTAGGTACCATTTTTTATGAAAATACTAGTTTGTATAACACACGTTCCCGATACCACTTCAAAAATAGCCTTTACAGACGACAATACGAAGTTTGATACGAACGGGGTACAGTATATCATTGGCCCTTATGACGATTATGCTTTAGCTCGTGCTGTAGAAATAAAAGAACAACAGGGTGGTAGCGTAACTTTACTTAATGTTGGCACGGCGGAGACTGAGCCCACCATTCGTAA
This window of the Porifericola rhodea genome carries:
- a CDS encoding argininosuccinate synthase yields the protein MATQQAENQENNKKLVLAFSGGLDTSYCVKYLSEQGYEVHSVIVNTGGFSAEELDEIAAKARMLEVSDHKTIDQTDDFYQKCLRYLIYGNVLRNNTYPLSVSAERVFQAIAIVEYAKSIGAGFIAHGSTGAGNDQVRFDLIFSILAPEISIITPIRDQRLSRQEEVAYLQAKGVDVNWEKAKYSINKGLWGTSVGGEETLSSNKSLPEEAYPSQLKKEEPQSVKLKFEKGELKGIDDQEFSNPVDAILKLQTLAEPFAIGRDIHVGDTIIGIKGRVGFEAAAPVIIIKAHHLLEKHTLAKWQQYWKEQLANWYGMMLHEGQYLDPVMRDMEAFMEHSQERVSGTVEVKLLPYRFELIGIESPFDLMASKYGQYGEMNLAWSGTDVKGFTKILSNQNKIYQSFEHDND
- a CDS encoding GNAT family N-acetyltransferase yields the protein MNISIQVAKEIHTQFAETISVMIEDAARKRGTGISKRPPEYIRRKIMEGKAIIALDKDTVAGFCYIETWGHNKYIANSGLIVNEDYRKHGLATKIKEAAFALSRKKYPDAKLFGITTSLAVMKINSDLGYRPVTFSELTTDDEFWKGCQSCPNFDILTRNNRSNCLCTAMLLDPKAKEPQKTKAKSQSNVRNHLKKYERWLRLKQHSFLRKYSQKKVLVS
- the pdeM gene encoding ligase-associated DNA damage response endonuclease PdeM, coding for MTSDKSISIDSQRINIRDQHLILLPQKAIFWEERSYLILTDLHLGKAGHFRKAGIPIPRSVHQADLQCLQQLIERHQPTAVLMLGDLFHSEINNEWNDFRLFLQQNAGLNFLLVKGNHDILPENAYQEDNLKVYQEHYCYGPFHFSHHPLEKEEIQSGLYNMAGHVHPGYKVSGRRGQHIKLPSFHFSTYGALLPAFGRFTGCVHIPKEVNDEVYIIVPKQGNESKIMKIK
- a CDS encoding cupin, with translation MQKAIKAEDTIIKIIGDDGRFPNNSKLPVIIYRQAIDSSAVSAEIVEALFASNRWRHSWRNGIYPYHHYHSTAHEVLGIYDGHAKIQLGGPEGISLQLMAGDIIIIPGGVAHKNLGSSSNFACVGAYPINQNFDMKYGKAEERPQSIANIRALSLPDTDPVYGKDGELIRAWLK
- a CDS encoding potassium channel family protein; its protein translation is MAEQLYLWLGIIVLFSTILDIIITTLSPKGAGFFSKLLINGVWRALLWLTGRNGRNSILDYYPTFISVVMLTTWIALLWMSNSMILISDHDSILTTNKVPVTTIEKIYYTGYTLSTLGNGEFVPSNNFWRIYTNLLAYTGLLMITIGITYLVPLLQAEIQRRSLCLHISSFGKSVEEMLIRNWNGKDFSMLSDHFDDLRQEIFYLGQNHRAYPILHHSHSYIKHTSTSITICMLDEMLTIISHAVPQECWPNRTSLKALHMAVSAYLSTLNGAFIQAYKVEPPLPDFNCLREADIPIIMNEEEIKECYEKYAQRRRLLHGLLKADGWNWDDLQLSEITIKE
- a CDS encoding cation:proton antiporter domain-containing protein codes for the protein MSLYQTLFVVTVLLVFGGLFIKKIRQWYLSEPMLAMFGGILLGPYVLDVLHLEALKNADSMIQTATKLTIALALVATALRIPFSYPKDFRQTQSVILSLGILLMWALSSVLVYIFFQLNIGLALLVGAVITPTDPVVSSAIISGEFAEKYLPQKIRDTISFESGANDGLAYPIVLLAIYILGYSEAANVWDWILKVVLWENLSAFVIGLLSGYLLGKLMRFADKKNFMTSQTLLPFALAATFLVLSFLELIHTNSIIGVFGFGLMLNHAISKRERLEEEKVQESMERLFTVPIYFLFGLYLPINAWSELGVILLIAFGLSIMLFRRIPAFLLIKPILKHFSDIRDVTILGWYGPVGVAAIFYAMHTLHLTPYREVWHLTSFVVFTSTIVHGLSSLPLARWYHLSRQKKD
- a CDS encoding phage holin family protein — protein: MRNTDQTPLERIFQHLKEYISAQKNLFLTIVSKKGGDVVYGIVLALILFFILCYFLMIFSIGIAYGIGAWIGNIFLGFMIVSALYLLAGVLIWVFRDSMLRVPIFEKFLSFVNTDKEEAHEQKK
- a CDS encoding PIG-L deacetylase family protein, producing MASGKKNTRNLHERIEVPPVSAVYEWGTTLVVASRPDKEIIGCSGAIALLRQMGYRVHVVFMCNNLGAYQASNNFQLMCSQPECCHEAICALSKLGISQESITFLDTQNYTVPQVGQEGFKEAVKMFKAKLNDLIPDTVLLPWTADSQQDHHAVWSIAQRALQDETYVEHLIEYAMKPWVAKEHIAQLDQHDKHLWKLDNKSVLEHKLEALSQFQPYHMPRQEERLTVATEISSDMMAYLTHPWELYLINNI
- a CDS encoding competence/damage-inducible protein A, with product MKIVYAEVITIGDEILYGQTLDTNTHWMGQKLNALGIKIIRKVSIGDSSEEIISALDDASRRADIILITGGLGPTKDDLTKYTLASYFGMELKRDEASLMHIKTLFESRGRTITPTNEKQADLPDGCTIITNRMGTAPAMWFEKEGKVVVSMPGVPYEMKTIMEEQVLPRIKDKFALPVIFHQMIQTVGIGESWLSDKIEDWENNLPAHIRLAYLPSFGNVKLRLTAVGEQLDQLKADVQAEVDKLLPQIEEYVFGMGDISLEEAVGDMLLAQGKTVALAESCTGGYVAHRLTSRAGSSAYFQGALVPYHNQFKNEVLHVQSDTLEKYGAVSEQTVIEMAQNIRKMMNADFGLASSGIAGPGGGTDEKPVGTVWIAVADEQSIVTHKLMLSKDRELNIKLTNVALLNLLRKQLIPNVK
- a CDS encoding DUF4197 domain-containing protein, translating into MKHFNILNKSNRIRRILFAFVLSPVLILSSCDVLTGILNDYGTGPGLTNSEITQGLKAALKEGAQFAGENASQTNGFLDNPIVDIRILLPPELRKAEKNIRKIPLVGDKLVDDLVESMNRGAERAAKEAAPIFVNAITSMTINDAVNILKGQDDAATQYLKRTTTKQLAGKFEPEIKKALDDVGASRVYGSLKNGIEKYNKSPFSDKLDVDLKQLPELEEYATDKALEGLFRLVAIEEKKIRDNPFDYSQQIIRKVFGSVQNSQSSSSNRY
- a CDS encoding tetratricopeptide repeat protein, yielding MSQERLRQLFGFLKEEPNDPFTLYAIALEYQKEDAEKALPYFEKLLNEHPDYVATYYHAAHLYQDLEMKDKVEQTYLTGIEKAKSQQESLALRELQNAYNQYLFEEED